The genomic DNA TCCTGGTGCTGATGGTGTTCTATCTGTCGTACTTCTTCCTCGCCCTGCCGTCGTCGTGGATCCTGCGCCGCACCGGCATGAAGAAGGGACTGAGCCTGAGCCTGCTGGTGATGGCGGCCGGCGCCGCCTTGTTCGGCGAGTTCGCCACGCAGCGCTGGTATCCCGGTGCGCTGGGCGGCCTGTTCGTGATCGGCAGTGGGCTGGCGCTGCTGCAGACTGCGATCAATCCGTACATCAGCATCCTCGGGCCGATCGAGACGGCCGCCCGACGCATCGCGATGATGGGCATCTGCAACAAGATCGCGGGCATGCTGGCCCCGCTGCTGATCGGCACTTTGGTGCTGCATGGGATAGGGGATCTGTCCACTGCGGTGGAACAGGCGGACGCGGCGACCCGCGCGACCTTGCTGAACGAGTTCGCTGCGAAGATCCATGCGCCTTACCTCGGCATGGCGGCGCTGCTGGTGGTGCTGGCGGTGGCCGTGCTGTTCTCGCCGCTGCCCGAGCTGAAGACCGCTGAAGCCAATGCCAGTCCCGCCGGCAAGGGCGGCGTGGAGCGCAGCAGCATTTTCCAGTTCCCGCACCTGTGGCTGGGCGTGCTGTGCCTGTTCGTCTACGTGGGCGTGGAGGTGATGGCCGGCGATGCCATCGGCACCTACGGCCATAGCTTCGACCTGCCGCTGGACCAGACCAAGATGTTCACCTCGCTCACCCTGGGCGCGATGCTGGTGGGCTATGTGGTTGGCCTGCTGCTGATTCCCAAGGTGGTCTCGCAGTCGCGTTACCTGAGCATCTCCGCCTGCCTGGGCGTGCTGTTCTGCCTGGGGGCCTACTTCACCCACGGCTATGCCTCGGTGGCCTTCGTGGCCCTGCTCGGGTTCGCCAACGCCATGATGTGGCCGGCCATCTTCCCGCTCGCCATCCGTGGGCTGGGACGCTTCACGGAAACCGGATCGGCGCTGCTGGTGATGGGTATCGCCGGCGGCGCGATCATCCCGCAGGCCTTCGCGGTGCTGAAGCAGCATGCGGACTTCCAGCTGGTGTTCCTGCTGCTGATGGTGCCGTGCTACCTGTACATCCTGTTCTACTCGGTGATCGGCCATCGCGCCGGCCTGCCGCGCGATGCGGCCTGATCGGCGATCATGGACGCACCAGACCAACCGCGGGGAACGGCAATGCGCAGAGCGACCATCAAGGACGTCGCCGAAAAGGCGAAGGTTTCGCTGAAGACCGTATCGCGTGTCATCAACAACGAACCATCGGTGATGCAGGCCACCCGTGCGCGCGTGCTGCGCGCCGTGGCGGAACTGGACTACGAGCCCGATCCGTCGGCGCGCAACCTGCGCAGCGGCACGACCTTCGTGGTCGGGCTGGTCTACGACAACCCCAATCCGTACCACATCATCGGCGTACAGAACGGCGTGCTGGCGGCGTGCCGGGAAACCGGCTTTGGCCTGCAGATCCATCCCTGCGACTCCAGCTCGCCGATGCTTGCCGAGGAGCTGGCGGACTGGGTGGCGCGTTCGCGGCTGGCCGGACTGGTGCTGACTGCCCCGATGTCCGAGCGCCGCGACCTGGTGCAGGCACTGACCGCGCGTGGCATCAAGCTGGTGCGCATCATCGCGGCCACCGAAGACCCGGCCGATGGCGCATGCGTGTTCGTCGACGACCGCGAAGCGGCCTATGAGGTGACCGAGCACCTCATCCAGCTGGGCCACCAGCGCATCGGTTTCCTTTGGGGTGGCAGTTCGCACCGGTCCTCGGTGGAGCGGCACGCCGGCTACGAAGCCGCACTGAAGGACTACGGCATGACCGTGGACAAGCATCTGGTGGTGCAGGGCGATTACACCTTCGACGACGGATTCCGCGGTGCTCGGCGGCTGCTGGCGCTGCGTGAACCGCCGACGGCGATCTTCGGCTCCAACGACGAAATCGCGGCCGGCGTGCTTGCCGCTGCAAAGTCGGCTGGCATGAACGTGCCTTACGATCTGTCGATCGCCGGATTCGAAGACAGTCCGTTCTCGCGGCAGTCGTGGCCGCCGCTGACCACGGCCAAACAGGCCACCGAGGACATCGCCCGCCACGCCGCGCGCCTGTTGATCGCGCAGCTGCGCAGCGACGCCT from Stenotrophomonas sp. 169 includes the following:
- a CDS encoding sugar MFS transporter, producing MSAVPAAPARTSVTTSIAIVGVLFFLIGFFTWLNGPLITFVKLAFELDEVGAFLVLMVFYLSYFFLALPSSWILRRTGMKKGLSLSLLVMAAGAALFGEFATQRWYPGALGGLFVIGSGLALLQTAINPYISILGPIETAARRIAMMGICNKIAGMLAPLLIGTLVLHGIGDLSTAVEQADAATRATLLNEFAAKIHAPYLGMAALLVVLAVAVLFSPLPELKTAEANASPAGKGGVERSSIFQFPHLWLGVLCLFVYVGVEVMAGDAIGTYGHSFDLPLDQTKMFTSLTLGAMLVGYVVGLLLIPKVVSQSRYLSISACLGVLFCLGAYFTHGYASVAFVALLGFANAMMWPAIFPLAIRGLGRFTETGSALLVMGIAGGAIIPQAFAVLKQHADFQLVFLLLMVPCYLYILFYSVIGHRAGLPRDAA
- a CDS encoding LacI family DNA-binding transcriptional regulator; amino-acid sequence: MRRATIKDVAEKAKVSLKTVSRVINNEPSVMQATRARVLRAVAELDYEPDPSARNLRSGTTFVVGLVYDNPNPYHIIGVQNGVLAACRETGFGLQIHPCDSSSPMLAEELADWVARSRLAGLVLTAPMSERRDLVQALTARGIKLVRIIAATEDPADGACVFVDDREAAYEVTEHLIQLGHQRIGFLWGGSSHRSSVERHAGYEAALKDYGMTVDKHLVVQGDYTFDDGFRGARRLLALREPPTAIFGSNDEIAAGVLAAAKSAGMNVPYDLSIAGFEDSPFSRQSWPPLTTAKQATEDIARHAARLLIAQLRSDAYDDTPSPLHNQGFVPQLVVRGSTAPMRPSATRTLPSDPP